The Agelaius phoeniceus isolate bAgePho1 chromosome Z, bAgePho1.hap1, whole genome shotgun sequence genomic interval AGCTGGTGTCTGTCAGTCCAAATGCCCAAGAAGGGGTAGAAGGGAAGTATAAGCCCCgtttttagaaagggaaaaggagaagagtgtGGGAAGTACGGAGcattcaggctgagctgtgtgtgaggcaAGAAGATGAGGCTGCTTCTCCGGGAGACTATGTTAAGGCcaatggaaaagcaagaggtgattGGGAACAGGGAGCATGGCATTCCAAAGTGCAAAATCACCATTCCTGGCAGTTTTGGTGCTGTTCTATGCTTAGGGCTCCACAGCAGTGGTGGAGAGGGgcaaggaaagggacctggtgtGCCTGGCTTTGTGCAAAGTGCTTGACGGTGTCCCGCATGACGTCGTTGTCTGTGAGTCAGAGGGCCAtggattggatggatggatggatggcgCAAGGTATGGATAAAGCAGATGAGGTGCAGCGGTGCTCTTGAGCAgcctttgggtgtttttctttttgtgcttccatggtgttggccaaaggctggcagtgcttttgcacaggggctgctgcttgggCAGGCGGCGTTGAGAAGAGGGGTCGggggctgtttgcagcagggcttggagtaGGCGTTGGGCGGAGATGGCTTTCCCCTGGCACAAAGAGTGCTTGCAGTGCTCgagagaggagaggcagtggcaaGTGTTTTGTCATAAGTCTTTATTTGGACTGGCATAAATAAGTGAAgaggtagaaaaaataaatacgtgaataaatagagaaatgaaataaataagtcaataaataagtcaataaataagtgGAGAAGGTCTTTTGTCCATATCAGTATGAGCAGCGGAATCGCTGGAGACGCAGCGGTTGAAGGCTGCGGGTGCCGTGCGGTTGTTGCGGGCCTGTGTGCGGTCCCAGGTGAGAGGAGGCGTGGGGTtggaggtgggtttggggcgTCGGTGTGGCTGGGCGGGTGGGCGTTGGCGCTAGCGGCGCATGGCGCGTGTGAGGTTGTGGAGGTGCAGTAGAGAGGCACGAGCTTCGAGGCGGACGTGGTCCCAGGCGCAGGCGCTGTGGTTGTGGGCGTGCAGGAAGAGGTGGATGTCCCTGAAGTACTTGTTGATGGCGAGCAGCGGGTTGCGTGGTCCTTTGAAGGGCGTGGCGTTGTCGGGGAGGCATTGCTCCAGGTGGTggatgtggtgctgcagcttgtTGAGGAGGTGGTTGCGAGCCTGGCCGGGCCAGTGCTGGcgggtgctgttggagctgagggtgtggaagaggtgctgcaggatgcgcagggcggtggcggcggcttggtggggctgcaggttgTGGTGGAGCAGGCTGGCGGGGAAGAAGGGCGGCTCTGGCAGGTGGCAGGGCTGCGTGTGGCCGACAGCCATGTCCTGGAGGAGGCGGAGAGCGTCGCCGGGGAAGGTGTCCTCGTGTGTCCAGAGGTGTTGGCAGGCCAGGGTGCCGGCCAGAgcggtgaggaggagcaggagggccgGGGCGGCGTGCGGCAGGCgtggctgtgtggctgtgggcgCAAGCATGGTGAGTCTCTGTGGGTGCtgttgggtgctgctgggcaggaggagcttggtgaggctggctggtgctgctggtggctgtgcttggggtggctctgggtgcgcGGCTTTGTATGCGAGGCCGCTTTCCCTTCATCGCTTTCCGATTGTCCGCAGTTTCTGCCTGTACTTTCCAGTCTGTACTGGTGGCTGTGTAGGTTTTGGGGAAGTGTTTGGTCGGGGTGTCCGTGGTCGGGGATTGTGGTGGCAGCGGCGTGCCGGCCTTGCGAAAGCTGTGTCTCGGAGGCGTCGTTGTCAGGTGTGGCGGAGTGGGCTCTTGGCTGTTGCCCTTCACCTGCCGGGCCAGCTGCGCGgtccgtgctgtgctgctgagtctCTCTTTGTGGCCAAGCATGCTTTCCACCCgcaaagccctgctggtggctgtggtgacttttcctttcacttggtggcttgcctttattttcatcttagccgctgttttccttttgtggttGCAAGGCATGTGCGGTGATGTCAGTGGGCGGGGGCTGGCGTTTCCCCCTCAatgcccagaggcagtggcagtgttcaaggggctgtgtgtgcacgtgGGCCTTGGAGGCCTGAGTGtgtccttgcacagaggcaggggctccagctgctgtgtttgggaggagccatcaacgaggcaggtgaggaaggcggcgcaagggaggggctttgctcttcctgtcGTGCTTGCTCCGCTGGCTGTGGCCCTGGAGCAAGGGTCCGGTTTGGAGATGCGTGGCCCAGTGGATGAGGCAGCCGCAGGGCCAAAGAGGACTGTCCCCCGTGAAAGCAATggggttgtgttttgggattgccagagccCTCGCCTGCAAGAGCGTGTCCTGTTCAGGGCTCGTTGGTCCGTGTGAGGTGTGGCGTCCTTGGAGgggatggctctgaagaggcaCGGGGGTCTAGAGGACATCACGTGGGAgcaagagggcaggggctgggcttctGTGGCTGGAGTAGCGAAGGTTTGCCAGCAGTTTCAGATGCCTTTCCAAAAGCGCAGAAAAGCTGGGGATCGCTGAGGAGGAatgtgggctgtgcagagatgtgcaAGGGGACGATTGCCATGGCCTCGTGGAGAAATGGTTGGATGGTTGCTAGGAGCACAGCATGGGCTTTGAAGGTTGGAGACTTTTGGGGCAAAGAGGCTGTGGAGGGGAGCGGATGTTTGTAGCCTTGTGCGTCAGCGATCTCCAGGCATGCCGCTGAAGTCGCGCGTGGCAGGTGCTGGGAGCCCCGCCTGAAGAATGGAGATCCCCAGGCCACTGTAGGGCCGGGTCAACTTTGAGACCATCTTAGCAACCTGAACTTAGTGTCCGAGTGCATGGCACGTGAAGAGGTTAATGCCTGAGTCGTGAGGGAACTTTCAGATGGAGTTGCTAGGCCACAGTGCATCGTTTTTGAAAGCTGGTGTCTGTCAGTCCAAATGCCCAAGAAGGGGTAGAAGGGAAGTATAAGCCCCgtttttagaaagggaaaaggagaagagtgtGGGAAGTACGGAGcattcaggctgagctgtgtgtgaggcaAGAAGATGAGGCTGCTTCTCCGGGAGACTATGTTAAGGCcaatggaaaagcaagaggtgattGGGAACAGGGAGCATGGCATTCCAAAGTGCAAAATCACCATTCCTGGCAGTTTTGGTGCTGTTCTATGCTTAGGGCTCCACAGCAGTGGTGGAGAGGGgcaaggaaagggacctggtgtGCCTGGCTTTGTGCAAAGTGCTTGACGGTGTCCCGCATGACGTCGTTGTCTGTGAGTCAGAGGGCCAtggattggatggatggatggatggatggagcaagGTGTGGATAAAGCAGATGAGGTGCAGCGGTGCTCTTGAGCAgcctttgggtgtttttctttttgtgcttccatggtgttggccaaaggctggcagtgcttttgcacaggggctgctgcttgggCAGGCGGCGTTGAGAAGAGGGGTCGggggctgtttgcagcagggcttggagtaGGCGTTGGGCGGAGATGGCTTTCCCCTGGCACAAAGAGTGCTTGCAGTGCTCgagagaggagaggcagtggcaaGTGTTTTGTCATAAGTCTTTATTTGGACTGGCATAAATAAGTGAAgaggtagaaaaaataaatacgtgaataaatagagaaatgaaataaataagtcaataaataagtcaataaataagtgGAGAAGGTCTTTTGTCCATATCAGTATGAGCAGCGGAATCGCTGGAGACGCAGCGGTTGAAGGCTGCGGGTGCCGTGCGGTTGTTGCGGGCCTGTGTGCGGTCCCAGGTGAGAGGAGGCGTGGGGTtggaggtgggtttggggcgTCGGTGTGGCTGGGCGGGTGGGCGTTGGCGCTAGCGGCGCATGGCGCGTGTGAGGTTGTGGAGGTGCAGTAGAGAGGCACGAGCTTCGAGGCGGACGTGGTCCCAGGCGCAGGCGCTGTGGTTGTGGGCGTGCAGGAAGAGGTGGATGTCCCTGAAGTACTTGTTGATGGCGAGCAGCGGGTTGCGTGGTCCTTTGAAGGGCGTGGCGTTGTCGGGGAGGCATTGCTCCAGGTGGTggatgtggtgctgcagcttgtTGAGGAGGTGGTTGCGAGTCTGGCCGGGCCAGTGCTGGcgggtgctgttggagctgagggtgtggaagaggtgctgcaggatgcgcagggcggtggcggcggcttggtggggctgcaggttgTGGTGGAGCAGGCTGGCGGGGAAGAAGGGCGGCTCTGGCAGGTGGCAGGGCTGCGTGTGGCCGACAGCCATGTCCTGGAGGAGGCGGAGAGCGTCGCCGGGGAAGGTGTCCTCGTGTGTCCAGAGGTGTTGGCAGGCCAGGGTGCCGGCCAGAgcggtgaggaggagcaggagggccgGGGCGGCGTGCGGCAGGCgtggctgtgtggctgtgggcgCAAGCATGGTGAGTCTCTGTGGGTGCtgttgggtgctgctgggcaggaggagcttggtgaggctggctggtgctgctggtggctgtgcttggggtGGCTCCGGGTGCGCGGCTTTGTATGCGAGGCCGCTTTCCCTTCATCGCTTTCCGATTGTCCGCAGTTTCTGCCTGTACTTTCCAGTCTGTACTGGTGGCTGTGTAGGTTTTGGGGAAGTGTTTGGTCGGGGTGTCCGTGGTCGGGGATTGTGGTGGCAGCGGCGTGCCGGCCTTGCGAAAGCTGTGTCTCGGAGGCGTCGTTGTCAGGTGTGGCGGAGTGGGCTCTTGGCTGTTGCCCTTCACCTGCCGGGCCAGCTGCGCAgtccgtgctgtgctgctgagtctCTCTTTGTGGCCAAGCATGCTTTCCACCCgcaaagccctgctggtggctgtggtgacttttcctttcacttggtggcttgcctttattttcatcttagccgctgttttccttttgtggttGCAAGGCATGTGCGGTGATGTCAGTGGGCGGGGGCTGGCGTTTCCCCTGCTGGGGTCAatgcccagaggcagtggcagtgttcaaggggctgtgtgtgcacgtgGGCCTTGGAGGCCTGAGTGtgtccttgcacagaggcaggggctccagctgctgtgtttgggaggagccatcaacgaggcaggtgaggaaggcggcgcaagggaggggctttgctcttcctgtcGTGCTTGCTCCGCTGGCTGTGGCCCTGGAGCAAGGGTCCGGTTTGGAGATGCGTGGCCCAGTGGATGAGGCAGCCGCAGGGCCAAAGAGGACTGTCCCCCGTGAAAGCAATggggttgtgttttgggattgccagagccCTCGCCTGCAAGAGCGTGTCCTGTTCAGGGCTCGTTGGTCCGTGCGAGGTGTGGCGTCCTTGGAGgggatggctctgaagaggcaCGGGGGTCTAGAGGACATCACGTGGGAgcaagagggcaggggctgggcttctGTGGCTGGAGTAGCGAAGGTTTGCCAGCAGTTTCAGATGCCTTTCCAAAAGCGCAGAAAAGCTGGGGATCGCTGAGGAGGAatgtgggctgtgcagagatgtgcaAGGGGACGATTGCCATGGCCTCGTGGAGAAATGGTTGGATGGTTGCTAGGAGCACAGCATGGGCTTTGAAGGTTGGAGACTTTTGGGGCAAAGAGGCTGTGGAGGGGAGCGGATGTTTGTAGCCTTGTGCGTCAGCGATCTCCAGGCATGCCGCTGAAGTCGCGCGTGGCAAGTGCTGGGAGCCCCGCCTGAAGAATGGAGATCCCCAGGCCACTGTAGGGCCGGGTCAACTTTGAGACCATGTTAGCAACTTGAACTTAGTGTCCGAGTGCATGGCACGTGAAGAGGTTAATGCCTGAGTCGTGAGGGAACTTTCAGATGGAGTTGCTAGGCCGCAGTGCATCGTTTTTGAAAGCTGGTGTCTGTCAGTCCAAATGCCCAAGAAGGGGTAGAAGGGAAGTATAAGCCCCgtttttagaaagggaaaaggagaagagtgtGGGAAGTACGGAGcattcaggctgagctgtgtgtgaggcaAGAAGATGAGGCTGCTTCTCCGGGAGACTATGTTAAGGCcaatggaaaagcaagaggtgattGGGAACAGGGAGCATGGCATTCCAAAGTGCAAAATCACCATTCCTGGCAGTTTTGGTGCTGTTCTATGCTTAGGGCTCCACAGCAGTGGTGGAGAGGGgcaaggaaagggacctggtgtGCCTGGCTTTGTGCAAAGTGCTTGACGGTGTCCCGCATGACGTCGTTGTCTGTGAGTCAGAGGGCCAtggattggatggatggatggatggcgCAAGGTATGGATAAAGCAGATGAGGTGCAGCGGTGCTCTTGAGCAgcctttgggtgtttttctttttgtgcttccatggtgttggccaaaggctggcagtgcttttgcacaggggctgctgcttgggCAGGCGGCGTTGAGAAGAGGGGTCGggggctgtttgcagcagggcttggagtaGGCGTTGGGCGGAGATGGCTTTCCCCTGGCACAAAGAGTGCTTGCAGTGCTCgagagaggagaggcagtggcaaGTGTTTTGTCATAAGTCTTTATTTGGACTGGCATAAATAAGTGAAgaggtagaaaaaataaatacgtgaataaatagagaaatgaaataaataagtcaataaataagtcaataaataagtgGAGAAGGTCTTTTGTCCATATCAGTATGAGCAGCGGAATCGCTGGAGACGCAGCGGTTGAAGGCTGCGGGTGCCGTGCGGTTGTTGCGGGCCTGTGTGCGGTCCCAGGTGAGAGGAGGCGTGGGGTtggaggtgggtttggggcgTCGGTGTGGCTGGGCGGGTGGGCGTTGGCGCTAGCGGCGCATGGCGCGTGTGAGGTTGTGGAGGTGCAGTAGAGAGGCACGAGCTTCGAGGCGGACGTGGTCCCAGGCGCAGGCGCTGTGGTTGTGGGCGTGCAGGAAGAGGTGGATGTCCCTGAAGTACTTGTTGATGGCGAGCAGCGGGTTGCGTGGTCCTTTGAAGGGCGTGGCGTTGTCGGGGAGGCATTGCTCCAGGTGGTggatgtggtgctgcagcttgtTGAGGAGGTGGTTGCGAGCCTGGCCGGGCCAGTGCTGGcgggtgctgttggagctgagggtgtggaagaggtgctgcaggatgcgcagggcggtggcggcggcttggtggggctgcaggttgTGGTGGAGCAGGCTGGCGGGGAAGAAGGGCGGCTCTGGCAGGTGGCAGGGCTGCGTGTGGCCGACAGCCATGTCCTGGAGGAGGCGGAGAGCGTCGCCGGGGAAGGTGTCCTCGTGTGTCCAGAGGTGTTGGCAGGCCAGGGTGCCGGCCAGAgcggtgaggaggagcaggagggccgGGGCGGCGTGCGGCAGGCgtggctgtgtggctgtgggcgCAAGCATGGTGAGTCTCTGTGGGTGCtgttgggtgctgctgggcaggaggagcttggtgaggctggctggtgctgctggtggctgtgcttggggtggctctgggtgcgcGGCTTTGTATGCGAGGCCGCTTTCCCTTCATCGCTTTCCGATTGTCCGCAGTTTCTGCCTGTACTTTCCAGTCTGTACTGGTGGCTGTGTAGGTTTTGGGGAAGTGTTTGGTCGGGGTGTCCGTGGTCGGGGATTGTGGTGGCAGCGGCGTGCCGGCCTTGCGAAAGCTGTGTCTCGGAGGCGTCGTTGTCAGGTGTGGCGGAGTGGGCTCTTGGCTGTTGCCCTTCACCTGCCGGGCCAGCTGCGCGgtccgtgctgtgctgctgagtctCTCTTTGTGGCCAAGCATGCTTTCCACCCgcaaagccctgctggtggctgtggtgacttttcctttcacttggtggcttgcctttattttcatcttagccgctgttttccttttgtggttGCAAGGCATGTGCGGTGATGTCAGTGGGCGGGGGCTGGCGTTTCCCCCTCAatgcccagaggcagtggcagtgttcaaggggctgtgtgtgcacgtgGGCCTTGGAGGCCTGAGTGtgtccttgcacagaggcaggggctccagctgctgtgtttgggaggagccatcaacgaggcaggtgaggaaggcggcgcaagggaggggctttgctcttcctgtcGTGCTTGCTCCGCTGGCTGTGGCCCTGGAGCAAGGGTCCGGTTTGGAGATGCGTGGCCCAGTGGATGAGGCAGCCGCAGGGCCAAAGAGGACTGTCCCCCGTGAAAGCAATggggttgtgttttgggattgccagagccCTCGCCTGCAAGAGCGTGTCCTGTTCAGGGCTCGTTGGTCCGTGTGAGGTGTGGCGTCCTTGGAGgggatggctctgaagaggcaCGGGGGTCTAGAGGACATCACGTGGGAgcaagagggcaggggctgggcttctGTGGCTGGAGTAGCGAAGGTTTGCCAGCAGTTTCAGATGCCTTTCCAAAAGCGCAGAAAAGCTGGGGATCGCTGAGGAGGAatgtgggctgtgcagagatgtgcaAGGGGACGATTGCCATGGCCTCGTGGAGAAATGGTTGGATGGTTGCTAGGAGCACAGCATGGGCTTTGAAGGTTGGAGACTTTTGGGGCAAAGAGGCTGTGGAGGGGAGCGGATGTTTGTAGCCTTGTGCGTCAGCGATCTCCAGGCATGCCGCTGAAGTCGCGCGTGGCAGGTGCTGGGAGCCCCGCCTGAAGAATGGAGATCCCCAGGCCACTGTAGGGCCGGGTCAACTTTGAGACCATCTTAGCAACCTGAACTTAGTGTCCGAGTGCATGGCACGTGAAGAGGTTAATGCCTGAGTCGTGAGGGAACTTTCAGATGGAGTTGCTAGGCCACAGTGCATCGTTTTTGAAAGCTGGTGTCTGTCAGTCCAAATGCCCAAGAAGGGGTAGAAGGGAAGTATAAGCCCCgtttttagaaagggaaaaggagaag includes:
- the LOC143692137 gene encoding interferon-like, which translates into the protein MLAPTATQPRLPHAAPALLLLLTALAGTLACQHLWTHEDTFPGDALRLLQDMAVGHTQPCHLPEPPFFPASLLHHNLQPHQAAATALRILQHLFHTLSSNSTRQHWPGQARNHLLNKLQHHIHHLEQCLPDNATPFKGPRNPLLAINKYFRDIHLFLHAHNHSACAWDHVRLEARASLLHLHNLTRAMRR
- the LOC143692081 gene encoding interferon-like encodes the protein MLAPTATQPRLPHAAPALLLLLTALAGTLACQHLWTHEDTFPGDALRLLQDMAVGHTQPCHLPEPPFFPASLLHHNLQPHQAAATALRILQHLFHTLSSNSTRQHWPGQTRNHLLNKLQHHIHHLEQCLPDNATPFKGPRNPLLAINKYFRDIHLFLHAHNHSACAWDHVRLEARASLLHLHNLTRAMRR